In Desulfovibrio sp. TomC, the sequence CAGCGGAAAGAGAGAATAATTTTGCTGCCTCCTCTTCCGTTAAAAATTCTTTTCTCCGAATAGCTTCAATTTCCGCAATAGGAGCTAAAATCCTTGACAGGGTCGTCTCCATGGCCTGTTCTATGGTATCGTGCTGGATTTCCATTTTCACTTCTCCTGTATTTAGCCTGGTATGAATA encodes:
- a CDS encoding helix-turn-helix transcriptional regulator; this encodes IHTRLNTGEVKMEIQHDTIEQAMETTLSRILAPIAEIEAIRRKEFLTEEEAAKLFSLSAATLKTKRCRGGGPSYIKDGSRILYSRKTLQAYLESKRVKTTEQS